The following proteins are co-located in the Larus michahellis chromosome 9, bLarMic1.1, whole genome shotgun sequence genome:
- the SNAPC5 gene encoding snRNA-activating protein complex subunit 5: MLSRLQELRKEEETLLRVKAALHDQLTRLRVEELALQSMIRAGEEAAAAAAPAEEPHGTLGQMDNEAAINQTELHLSLQDHEEEEEEEESDS, encoded by the exons aTGCTGAGCCGCCTGCAGGAGCTGCGCAAGGAGGAGGAGACGCTGCTGCGGGTGAAGGCGGCGCTGCACGACCAGCTCACCCGCCTCAGG GTGGAGGAGCTGGCGCTGCAGTCCATGATCCGCGCCGGAGAGgaggccgcggccgccgccgcccccgcggaggAGCCTCACGGC ACTCTCGGGCAGATGGACAACGAGGCCGCTATCAATCAAACCGAATTACACCTGAGCCTTCAAGAtcatgaagaggaggaggaagaggaggaatccgattcttga